The following coding sequences lie in one Streptomyces sp. NBC_01267 genomic window:
- the tpg gene encoding telomere-protecting terminal protein Tpg, with protein MVDKLLGDGLDKAVEKAFTRPIPKSAGAQMRYLVKQLKSTKAVARMLRVSQRTVERYMKNEIKKPRKDLAARIEREVKKRWQPQIREKAKKKAAASDGIVISTRARFGFTAAPGTTDDARIRHITQALAPRWAERLFEARDQGATEQQLLKIAAQGIGEHYFRDDGHRAHDLLVEFTDVEQIEIDL; from the coding sequence ATGGTCGACAAACTTCTCGGGGACGGCCTGGACAAGGCGGTGGAGAAGGCGTTCACCCGCCCGATTCCGAAGTCGGCCGGTGCGCAGATGCGGTACCTGGTCAAGCAGTTGAAGAGCACGAAGGCCGTCGCTCGGATGCTGCGGGTGTCCCAGCGCACCGTGGAGCGGTACATGAAGAACGAGATCAAGAAACCCCGCAAGGACCTCGCCGCACGCATAGAGCGTGAAGTGAAGAAGCGCTGGCAGCCGCAGATCAGGGAGAAGGCCAAGAAGAAGGCGGCGGCCTCGGACGGCATCGTCATCTCCACCCGGGCCCGCTTCGGCTTCACCGCCGCCCCGGGGACCACCGATGACGCCCGGATCCGGCACATCACCCAGGCACTGGCCCCACGCTGGGCGGAGCGACTGTTCGAGGCCCGCGACCAGGGCGCCACCGAACAGCAACTCCTGAAGATTGCCGCGCAGGGCATCGGCGAGCACTACTTCCGCGACGACGGGCACCGCGCCCACGACCTGCTGGTGGAATTCACCGACGTGGAACAGATCGAAATCGACCTGTAG
- a CDS encoding zeta toxin family protein, which yields MKESEHQDVLHRLLLPEATSAAVEQELPVVVLVAGQPGAGKTEIADLVQAALDHRGGAVRVCRDLYKPVHPEYAAFLAADIRTAGVRVRADTSRWQAQVEERVRACRFDAVVESALADAAEFRVSSAAYRRSGHRIEIVVVATAEAWSQLGTLDRLLTGVASGDGGRYVAWDNLDSCTAELPVTLAAVEAEQLADRITVVRRDGTVLYDNELVDGVWQRRTAADRAVVHEQRRPWSARETAVFTRALTHAEVRVHRDLPEDERLAVHRDVARAAALAEPVRRLAQSCRQSPGVDYHRLSRAEHAWVFEELITPSYLSGIIRRDDPRAVYVLGQPGAGKLRAARMIRRVMRPGTTHLVGDDFKASHPDYRQLLRDDPRNAGAAIRADYRAWVAQAEQYVRRHRGDVLIEGAPGSAEQFLDSALPYAADGYPVELVVLGVREADSLQATALRYARSLQIGGTGRFTTRAGHGTCFRALSDVVTLAEHHPQIAAVTVIRRDGQALLRHEAGGPGSASWALAAEQLRPYTEQEAAGFFRLHQGLRRALPRHRDELEEMAALARPLMPPQVQPARIDRPHPTVWPLPVPHRATAYDSLSSLSRAA from the coding sequence GTGAAGGAGAGCGAACACCAGGACGTGCTGCACCGCCTGCTCCTTCCGGAGGCGACCAGTGCAGCCGTGGAGCAGGAGCTGCCGGTCGTCGTCCTGGTCGCCGGTCAGCCCGGTGCGGGCAAGACCGAGATCGCGGACCTGGTCCAGGCGGCACTCGACCACCGGGGTGGGGCTGTGCGGGTCTGCCGCGACCTCTACAAGCCAGTTCACCCCGAGTACGCCGCGTTCCTGGCCGCCGATATCCGCACCGCGGGTGTGAGGGTGCGTGCAGACACGAGCCGTTGGCAGGCTCAGGTCGAAGAACGTGTCCGTGCGTGCCGGTTCGATGCGGTCGTCGAATCCGCTCTCGCCGACGCCGCGGAGTTCCGAGTCTCGTCTGCGGCGTACCGGCGGTCCGGGCACCGGATCGAGATCGTCGTGGTCGCGACCGCGGAGGCATGGAGCCAGCTGGGGACCCTGGACCGTCTTTTGACCGGGGTAGCCAGCGGCGATGGCGGGCGGTACGTGGCCTGGGACAACCTCGACTCGTGTACAGCAGAGCTGCCGGTGACGCTGGCGGCCGTCGAAGCGGAACAGCTGGCAGACCGGATCACCGTGGTCAGGCGCGACGGCACAGTCCTGTACGACAACGAGCTCGTAGACGGCGTGTGGCAGCGCCGAACCGCTGCTGACCGAGCTGTGGTGCACGAGCAGCGCCGCCCCTGGAGCGCCCGGGAGACGGCTGTCTTCACCCGTGCGCTCACGCATGCCGAGGTCCGTGTGCACCGTGATCTGCCTGAGGACGAGCGGTTGGCTGTTCACCGGGACGTCGCTCGGGCCGCAGCGCTCGCCGAGCCGGTCCGCCGTCTTGCCCAGTCCTGCCGTCAGTCTCCCGGGGTCGACTACCACCGGCTCTCCAGGGCCGAGCACGCGTGGGTCTTCGAGGAGCTGATCACACCGTCGTACCTGAGCGGGATCATCCGCCGGGACGATCCGCGTGCGGTGTACGTACTGGGCCAGCCCGGTGCGGGGAAGCTCCGGGCCGCCAGGATGATCCGGCGCGTGATGCGACCGGGAACCACTCACCTGGTCGGAGACGACTTCAAGGCATCGCACCCGGACTACCGGCAGCTGCTTCGCGATGACCCCCGCAATGCCGGGGCCGCGATCCGGGCCGACTACCGCGCCTGGGTCGCCCAGGCGGAGCAGTACGTACGCCGCCACCGTGGTGATGTCCTCATCGAGGGGGCGCCCGGCAGCGCGGAGCAGTTCCTCGACAGCGCGCTTCCGTACGCGGCCGACGGCTACCCGGTCGAACTCGTGGTCCTGGGCGTACGCGAGGCGGACAGTCTGCAGGCAACGGCGCTGCGCTACGCCCGCTCCCTGCAGATCGGTGGCACCGGCAGGTTCACCACACGGGCTGGGCACGGCACATGCTTCCGCGCTCTGTCCGACGTCGTCACCCTCGCCGAACACCATCCGCAGATCGCCGCCGTCACCGTGATCCGCCGCGACGGGCAGGCCCTGCTGCGCCACGAGGCAGGCGGCCCGGGAAGCGCATCGTGGGCGCTGGCCGCGGAGCAGCTGCGCCCGTACACCGAGCAGGAGGCGGCCGGGTTTTTCAGGCTCCATCAGGGGCTGCGCCGGGCACTGCCCCGGCACCGGGACGAGCTCGAGGAGATGGCTGCGCTCGCCCGCCCGTTGATGCCCCCGCAGGTGCAGCCAGCCCGAATCGACCGGCCACACCCCACTGTCTGGCCCCTGCCCGTCCCCCACCGGGCAACGGCCTACGACTCGTTGAGCTCCCTGAGCCGGGCCGCGTAG